GAAGAGTTAGACCGCTGGGCTAAGAAGATGGATGAATATCCTGACGCTTATATGTTAATCGAAGCTCATATTTCTGAGCCAGAAGCAAACCTTGAAGAGAATGCATCGCATCAGACACTAGCTTTAGCTCGAGTAGAAGGTATTAAAAACTACCTCATTCAAAAGCATAATATTGATCCCAATCGTATTAGAATTTATACCTACAGTGCAGAAAGGCCTATTGCTCCAAATGATGATGCCGAAGGGGTTAAGCTGAATCAACGTGTGTATGCTGTGATTGATAATGGTGATTACTTTATACATGATATTTTGAAGATTGAAGATTGAAGATTGAAGATTGAAGATTGAAGATAATTAACAGCCTTCTAGCACTAAAGCGGGCAAAGCCATATAGCGAGCAAAATCATATAGAAAGGAACCTTTATATGCAGCATATCTTAGTCGATTATGAAAGCATCCAGCCGACCAGTATTAAGCTATTAGATTCGAAAGACTGTCATGTTTGGCTGTTTTTAGGGGTGCAGCAGCAAAAGAATCTGCCCCTGGCCTTGGTTGAATCGCTGTTAGAGTTCCAATCGAAAAATATTCATATTATTAAAATGCCTTATTCTGGCAAAAACGCACTCGACTTGTACTTGGCTTATCATTTAGGTCATATCTTAGCGCTTGATCCAAAAGCCAATATTCAGGTGCTGGCGCGTGATGGCGG
Above is a window of Psychrobacter sp. FDAARGOS_221 DNA encoding:
- a CDS encoding OmpA family protein; this translates as MKSSSLISVAILNISLLSLVGCQTVPIDTDTDSPKEIVTTSTDSSQLDSDGDGVPDINDECPNTPFNMVVDPNGCPASLLPKEGSVRSEFRAFYDTNSSEIKSKYIEELDRWAKKMDEYPDAYMLIEAHISEPEANLEENASHQTLALARVEGIKNYLIQKHNIDPNRIRIYTYSAERPIAPNDDAEGVKLNQRVYAVIDNGDYFIHDILKIED